Proteins encoded together in one bacterium window:
- the rpmA gene encoding 50S ribosomal protein L27 — MATSKSGGSTQNGRDSISKRLGCKRFDGQIILSGNILVRQRGTKIHPGKNVMRGKDDTLFAIADGSVKFHIGFKGRKFVSVIAAK; from the coding sequence ATGGCAACGAGTAAAAGTGGTGGATCTACGCAGAATGGCCGCGATAGTATAAGTAAACGTTTAGGTTGTAAGCGGTTCGACGGCCAAATCATTCTTTCAGGGAACATTCTTGTCCGTCAACGCGGAACAAAAATTCATCCAGGTAAAAACGTTATGCGCGGAAAAGATGACACTCTTTTCGCAATAGCTGATGGCTCTGTGAAATTTCATATTGGCTTTAAAGGTAGAAAGTTTGTTTCAGTTATTGCTGCAAAGTAA
- the polA gene encoding DNA polymerase I — MDLSVIKKDALFIIDGSYFLYRSYYALPPLHTPQGKPTHATFAFCRTINKLIKDFDPKKIVVTWDSKSSTATREEVYAEYKATRQAAPNDLFEQKEDIITFIKLINMCTVSKDNYEADDLIASLVKENPDEQIVIVCADKDMYQLLSHSNVLILDTFKNKLVSQEDFITERGFQPAKIPFFYSLLGDASDNIPGVKGIGKKTAEDLVKQFDSLENLYQNIESVEKKRTQTLLSEQKDNALLSLKLFLPHYTQTGLAKKDLDFDKNNWHNAADFFEELNFKGLIKENTPEKKEKKKALSGIETQQSLFESTEPTWECVIVSSIDQLKKLLSKIEQIGYCGLDTETSGSDPLQHKLVGLSFAYDHQRAYYIPLQHPHNNAHPQIPFDECIALIKPLLESDKIEKYLHNTKFDELVFWNNGITLRGTTFDTLIAANLMREAWQKINLKNLSLFFLNEPMRKFKEVMGKEYKSFDQVPIENGAEYGAHDALQTLKLKEIFEKKLATQPTLEKLFYEIEMPLYHVLTSMEKKGIVLDAKILETTNKELVKELTHLEEKIFAAIYHDSQPAENEPLLNLNSPKQIETLLFDKLGLPSVKKNKGGSQSTDHEVLEKLSKVHPIPALILRHRELAKLKNTYLDPLPLTINPTTHRVHTSYSQTMTATGRLSSNNPNLQNIPASSDYGFKIRSAFIAPAGHSFIAADYSQIELRVLAHLSGDQNLIKAFQESQDIHTQTAAQLFGVQPELVTQDQRQIGKKINFSIIYGKTAYGLSQELEISTTEAKKYIETYFAQYPHVRSWMETVIQKTLETGYVETWWGKRRFVPELAEKNKIRHELGRRIAINTAVQGTAADIMKIAMNRLDQAFTAKKMSSSIILQIHDELVIETPTKELFEAKNIVLDIMQNVTTWQVPLDVSIKTGQNWGQITK; from the coding sequence GTGGATCTATCAGTTATAAAAAAAGATGCTCTATTTATTATCGACGGTTCTTATTTTTTGTACCGTTCATACTATGCACTTCCGCCCTTACATACACCGCAGGGCAAACCAACGCATGCGACCTTTGCTTTCTGCCGTACCATTAATAAATTAATAAAAGACTTTGATCCAAAAAAAATCGTGGTAACCTGGGACAGCAAAAGCTCTACAGCAACACGCGAAGAAGTCTATGCAGAATACAAAGCCACTCGTCAGGCAGCACCCAACGATCTTTTTGAACAAAAAGAAGATATTATTACCTTTATCAAACTGATCAACATGTGCACCGTTTCTAAAGATAATTATGAAGCCGACGATTTAATTGCGTCATTAGTTAAAGAAAATCCTGACGAGCAAATTGTAATCGTCTGCGCCGATAAAGATATGTACCAATTGTTATCACATAGCAACGTTCTTATTTTAGATACCTTTAAAAACAAACTCGTTTCTCAAGAAGATTTTATAACAGAACGCGGCTTTCAGCCGGCAAAGATTCCATTTTTTTATTCATTGCTGGGCGATGCTTCAGACAATATTCCTGGCGTCAAAGGTATTGGTAAAAAGACGGCAGAAGATTTGGTCAAGCAGTTTGATTCACTTGAAAATTTATACCAAAATATTGAAAGTGTAGAAAAAAAACGTACACAAACGCTTTTGAGTGAACAAAAAGATAATGCCCTTCTTTCTCTCAAACTCTTTTTGCCGCACTACACACAAACCGGTTTAGCTAAAAAAGATTTAGACTTTGATAAAAACAACTGGCACAACGCTGCTGATTTTTTTGAAGAACTTAATTTTAAAGGGCTGATTAAAGAAAACACCCCCGAAAAAAAAGAAAAGAAAAAAGCGTTGTCCGGCATTGAAACACAACAAAGTCTTTTTGAAAGTACCGAGCCAACATGGGAATGCGTCATTGTTTCAAGCATCGACCAACTCAAAAAACTTTTAAGTAAAATAGAGCAAATCGGCTATTGCGGCCTGGATACCGAAACAAGCGGCAGCGACCCGCTTCAGCACAAACTGGTTGGCCTTTCGTTTGCATACGACCATCAACGCGCTTACTACATTCCTTTACAGCATCCACATAACAATGCTCACCCACAAATTCCTTTTGATGAATGTATAGCTTTAATAAAACCTCTTTTGGAATCAGACAAGATAGAAAAATATTTGCACAATACCAAGTTTGACGAGCTTGTTTTTTGGAATAATGGCATAACGCTGCGCGGCACTACCTTTGACACATTGATCGCCGCCAATTTAATGCGCGAAGCGTGGCAAAAAATTAATCTCAAGAATCTATCGCTCTTTTTTTTAAACGAGCCAATGCGCAAATTTAAAGAAGTGATGGGCAAAGAATATAAAAGTTTTGATCAGGTACCCATCGAAAATGGCGCTGAGTACGGCGCACACGATGCCTTACAAACACTCAAGCTCAAAGAAATTTTTGAGAAAAAACTAGCAACCCAACCAACTCTTGAAAAGCTTTTTTATGAAATTGAAATGCCGCTGTATCATGTGTTAACCAGCATGGAAAAAAAAGGCATTGTGCTTGATGCAAAAATTTTAGAAACAACCAACAAAGAATTGGTAAAAGAATTAACGCATCTTGAAGAAAAAATCTTTGCGGCAATTTATCACGATAGCCAACCAGCTGAAAACGAACCTCTGCTTAATTTAAATTCACCAAAACAAATCGAAACATTGTTATTTGATAAACTGGGCTTACCAAGTGTTAAAAAAAATAAAGGCGGCAGCCAATCAACCGATCACGAAGTTCTTGAAAAATTAAGCAAAGTTCATCCTATCCCTGCACTTATTTTACGCCATCGCGAACTTGCAAAATTAAAAAACACTTATCTTGATCCACTTCCGCTCACGATCAATCCAACAACGCATCGCGTACACACCTCGTACAGCCAAACCATGACCGCAACGGGCAGGCTCTCGAGCAACAACCCTAATTTGCAAAATATCCCTGCCTCGTCAGATTATGGCTTCAAAATACGCTCCGCGTTTATAGCGCCGGCAGGACACAGCTTCATCGCGGCCGACTATTCTCAAATTGAACTGCGTGTGTTAGCACATTTAAGCGGCGATCAAAACTTGATCAAAGCATTTCAAGAGAGCCAAGATATTCACACACAAACAGCGGCCCAGCTCTTTGGCGTCCAACCAGAACTAGTTACGCAGGACCAACGCCAAATTGGTAAAAAAATCAATTTTAGCATTATTTACGGTAAGACTGCCTACGGCCTTTCTCAAGAACTTGAAATCTCAACAACAGAAGCAAAAAAATATATAGAAACATATTTTGCTCAGTACCCACACGTTAGAAGCTGGATGGAGACCGTTATTCAAAAAACGCTTGAAACTGGCTACGTTGAAACATGGTGGGGCAAACGCCGCTTTGTGCCTGAATTGGCTGAAAAAAATAAGATTCGTCATGAACTGGGCAGACGCATTGCCATCAATACAGCAGTCCAGGGAACCGCGGCAGATATTATGAAAATTGCTATGAACAGGCTCGACCAAGCTTTTACCGCCAAAAAGATGTCGTCCAGTATCATTTTACAAATTCACGACGAATTAGTAATTGAAACCCCAACTAAGGAGCTTTTTGAAGCAAAAAACATAGTTTTAGACATTATGCAAAATGTTACTACCTGGCAAGTTCCTCTTGACGTAAGCATAAAAACGGGCCAAAATTGGGGTCAAATAACCAAATAA
- a CDS encoding nucleotidyltransferase substrate binding protein, which produces MEIVGVKYQAICNALNKLKTILEKLHSHQFEALHEEMRDSAIKRFEFCMDTFWKFLKVYLTEVLKIQPEKASPRHIFYLCLQQQLISNEELVVLEDLVGDRNLTSHTYNEELAESISENIPKYYHTMSKIIARFKIERI; this is translated from the coding sequence ATGGAAATCGTAGGAGTAAAATATCAAGCAATTTGCAACGCACTCAACAAACTCAAAACTATTTTAGAAAAATTACATAGCCATCAATTTGAAGCACTGCACGAAGAAATGCGTGATTCAGCAATTAAACGCTTTGAATTTTGCATGGATACCTTTTGGAAATTTTTAAAAGTTTATCTGACTGAGGTTTTAAAAATCCAACCAGAAAAAGCAAGCCCTCGACATATTTTTTATTTGTGCCTTCAACAGCAACTTATCTCAAACGAGGAACTTGTGGTTCTTGAAGATCTTGTTGGGGACCGAAATCTAACATCACACACGTACAATGAAGAACTTGCAGAATCAATCAGCGAGAATATTCCAAAATATTATCACACAATGAGCAAAATTATTGCCCGCTTCAAAATCGAAAGAATATAA
- the secF gene encoding protein translocase subunit SecF translates to MQVSSGLVKYRFDFLKYRVAGLMFSVLVLVTGLVTYAVRGGFSYHIDFTGGAEVRVLFQQPLSIGAMRQALGGDATSGAEIQELGSDGKSFLITLHTDTLTGDLESSFKALLQQNFPDNPAEISGIEQVGPEVGKDIKWNSFKAVFLSLILLLLYIAIRSQFSYGVGATIALLHDVLMMLVFILLTGQQISVHILAAILAVLGYSLNDTIVIFSRVRENLQKMSGLSEYDVINLSINQTLKRTILTSVSTFLSILAIIILGGDTLRGLSMVMAAGVVVGTYSSIYVATAVMYMLSKKQNLTSVNS, encoded by the coding sequence ATGCAAGTTTCATCAGGTTTAGTAAAATATCGTTTTGATTTTTTGAAATACCGAGTTGCCGGATTAATGTTTTCTGTTCTTGTTCTCGTTACCGGCCTTGTAACGTACGCAGTTAGAGGCGGGTTTTCCTATCACATAGATTTTACCGGGGGCGCTGAAGTACGCGTATTATTTCAGCAGCCACTCAGTATCGGCGCCATGCGTCAAGCATTGGGCGGCGATGCAACATCAGGTGCTGAAATTCAAGAGCTTGGATCTGACGGCAAGTCATTTTTGATTACATTACACACAGACACTTTAACGGGTGACCTTGAAAGTTCTTTTAAAGCTCTTCTCCAACAAAACTTTCCAGACAATCCAGCCGAAATTAGCGGGATTGAACAGGTTGGCCCTGAGGTTGGCAAAGACATTAAATGGAATTCTTTTAAGGCAGTTTTTTTATCTTTGATTTTATTGCTTTTGTATATTGCGATTCGTTCACAATTTAGCTACGGCGTTGGTGCAACCATTGCATTGTTACATGACGTATTAATGATGCTGGTCTTTATTTTGTTAACGGGACAACAAATTTCAGTGCATATTTTGGCTGCTATTTTGGCAGTACTTGGTTATTCGCTTAACGATACCATCGTAATTTTTAGTCGTGTACGAGAAAATTTACAAAAAATGAGTGGCCTTTCAGAGTATGATGTTATTAACTTGAGCATTAACCAAACACTCAAGCGCACCATTTTAACTAGTGTTTCGACCTTTTTATCGATTCTTGCTATCATAATCTTGGGCGGCGACACGTTACGTGGACTTTCAATGGTTATGGCAGCCGGTGTGGTTGTAGGCACTTATTCTTCGATTTACGTTGCAACCGCGGTAATGTACATGCTCAGCAAAAAACAAAACCTTACGAGCGTTAATTCCTAA
- a CDS encoding nucleotidyltransferase domain-containing protein, whose amino-acid sequence MNLKPEYQKKIIAILSALFPDAKIYLFGSRARGTNQEFSDIDIALDAGKKLRRADVGEARDMLGESNIPYKIDLVDFQDISEAMRKFILQEGVLWKS is encoded by the coding sequence GTGAACCTCAAACCCGAATATCAAAAAAAAATTATAGCCATTCTATCTGCGCTCTTTCCCGATGCAAAAATTTATCTTTTTGGCTCGCGAGCTCGCGGCACCAATCAGGAATTTTCAGATATTGATATCGCTCTTGATGCTGGCAAAAAACTCAGGCGCGCTGACGTTGGCGAAGCACGCGATATGCTGGGCGAAAGCAACATTCCCTACAAAATTGATCTCGTCGATTTTCAAGACATTTCTGAAGCCATGCGAAAATTTATTTTACAAGAAGGCGTTCTATGGAAATCGTAG
- a CDS encoding NAD(P)/FAD-dependent oxidoreductase has product MRQQYIIIGSSAAGLGAAGKLRTLDAGARIICLTAERVMPYNRCLLADHLSGAREADQVATKPQSFFDENNIELMLNSRVVGLDAAAQKVTLTNGTSFNYDKLFLGTGRSAFIPFLPGAQATGVFSFFDFDDVTNILAYIKQHNVKQATIVGAGLSGLECADALLAHGLNLTVVERAPHVLASQIDATGAEFLTNLMTAKGINVLTSTTVQEIVTHNKRVAGLFLNTDKAMKTDMVIFAIGGSVNLDLARQANLTIENGGIMTSPAMQTSNPNIFAGGDICRVHDLVTGGTTISTLWPDAVQQGMVAAHTMVGLEKNYAGTVTITSSHIFGTTFVTCGPTIKPAEYTQLIKQGADFYHRLLIHDGILKGFIMVGNVQGVGQLRKALVSQEKLFENS; this is encoded by the coding sequence ATGAGACAACAGTACATTATCATCGGTTCATCCGCTGCTGGCCTTGGTGCTGCCGGCAAATTACGCACGCTTGACGCCGGCGCTCGCATTATCTGCCTGACAGCAGAAAGAGTTATGCCGTACAATCGTTGCCTGTTGGCAGATCATTTGTCTGGTGCACGCGAGGCAGATCAAGTAGCCACCAAACCACAAAGCTTTTTTGATGAAAATAATATTGAATTAATGTTGAACAGCCGCGTAGTCGGCCTTGATGCAGCAGCACAAAAAGTGACGCTTACCAACGGCACTAGCTTTAACTACGACAAGCTTTTTTTGGGAACTGGTCGTTCTGCCTTTATCCCGTTCCTGCCTGGCGCCCAAGCAACGGGCGTTTTTTCATTTTTTGATTTTGATGACGTTACCAACATTCTTGCGTATATCAAGCAGCATAACGTTAAACAGGCAACGATTGTTGGTGCGGGCCTCAGCGGCCTTGAATGTGCCGATGCTTTACTAGCACACGGCCTCAACCTGACGGTCGTTGAACGTGCACCACACGTTTTAGCCAGCCAAATCGATGCTACTGGCGCTGAGTTTTTAACAAATCTCATGACGGCAAAAGGCATCAACGTTTTGACATCAACCACTGTCCAAGAAATTGTAACACACAACAAACGCGTTGCCGGCCTGTTTTTAAACACGGACAAAGCGATGAAAACAGACATGGTTATTTTTGCGATTGGCGGCAGCGTTAATCTCGATCTTGCCCGCCAAGCAAACCTCACGATTGAAAACGGCGGCATTATGACTTCGCCAGCCATGCAGACTAGCAACCCAAATATTTTTGCCGGCGGCGATATTTGCCGCGTGCACGATTTGGTTACGGGCGGCACCACCATCAGCACGCTCTGGCCCGACGCGGTTCAACAAGGCATGGTTGCAGCACACACAATGGTCGGGCTTGAAAAAAATTATGCCGGCACGGTCACGATCACCAGCTCACATATTTTTGGCACGACATTTGTCACCTGCGGCCCCACCATCAAGCCCGCTGAATACACGCAGCTCATTAAACAAGGAGCTGACTTTTACCACCGCCTTTTAATCCACGATGGCATACTCAAAGGATTTATTATGGTCGGGAACGTGCAAGGGGTTGGGCAGCTGCGTAAAGCACTTGTTTCACAAGAAAAACTTTTCGAAAATAGTTAG
- a CDS encoding WD40 repeat domain-containing protein, whose amino-acid sequence MKKSFNILLFLLIFTCSAVKAANLTGTSTPVYQNAHYVFRNFNNATGYVRLNNGFTILAGQSAALDTFITVSGAIDLRTTGSIDLRSDLYLASNITFSTGGYINGRTNTIHLGDDITLPTNSIFQIVSDTIIDGRNKNALIFQPHAQLLLASNVSLTLKNMTIKNTRNNPNIPILRCFDQKGDITLDNVTLELVDDFPFRTGRLFFNNDVRFTGTSCFIYQSWMQSYVMPQSLLTFDPGMTLYYYPSSTNQDLIQLVDKSSTLFMRGSITTLQTTHTGMRLTKGNLWFDNKVTLSTRAATALDLVTQTTTFNYGSIVNSVAWSPDRRYLAVSGTVPNGNNEVHVYSFSGGLLTLVSSLDFGGNCLRIKWNPDGRYLAAVGGTTDNFKVYSFNGTTLAQVAALSLGAATNNTQGLDWSRDGNYIAVGPINPTSGNEIQIFRFTGVTVVSTPVATIDLGATAGTVAGGMSWNPLGTTLAIGANSIVTGGNEIRLYTFNGSSLTLKTSLDYGASNGVNSIEFDPSGLHVAVGGQSPTSGNELQIYRFNGSTLLLVTSVDYGTAINEVRWDPSGRYLAVGGTTPTNGNELQIYRFDGAALTLIFSQDYGTEIKGLSWSPDGATLAIGGQTATAGHNEIEVYSVAYRFDTLPQALTNGLVLGNGTLGAAFDLQTIIFGGARVELFGRLLYNPFS is encoded by the coding sequence ATGAAAAAAAGTTTTAATATTTTACTTTTTCTTTTAATTTTTACCTGTTCAGCTGTTAAAGCTGCAAATTTAACGGGGACCTCAACGCCTGTTTATCAAAATGCTCATTATGTTTTTCGTAATTTTAATAACGCCACGGGTTATGTTCGTTTGAATAATGGCTTTACCATTTTGGCTGGTCAGTCCGCTGCATTAGATACGTTTATTACCGTTTCTGGTGCCATAGATTTACGCACGACTGGATCAATTGATTTGCGCAGTGATCTTTATTTGGCCTCAAATATTACCTTTTCTACCGGCGGGTATATCAATGGCCGTACTAATACGATCCATTTGGGCGATGATATAACGTTGCCAACCAACAGTATTTTTCAAATTGTTTCAGATACTATTATTGATGGCAGAAATAAAAATGCGCTTATTTTTCAGCCGCATGCGCAACTTTTACTTGCCAGTAACGTGAGTTTGACGTTGAAGAATATGACTATTAAAAATACGCGTAATAACCCAAATATTCCTATTTTGCGCTGTTTCGATCAAAAAGGTGATATTACGCTTGATAATGTAACGCTTGAGTTGGTTGATGATTTCCCATTCAGAACCGGGCGTTTGTTTTTTAATAATGATGTCAGATTTACCGGTACCTCTTGTTTCATTTATCAATCATGGATGCAAAGTTATGTCATGCCACAATCTCTTTTGACGTTTGATCCAGGCATGACGCTTTATTATTATCCAAGTTCAACCAACCAAGATTTAATTCAGCTGGTTGATAAATCGTCAACACTTTTCATGCGAGGTTCTATCACGACACTACAAACAACGCACACTGGCATGCGTTTGACCAAGGGAAATTTGTGGTTTGATAATAAAGTTACCTTGAGTACGCGTGCTGCGACAGCGCTGGATTTGGTTACTCAAACAACGACATTCAACTATGGATCTATTGTTAATTCGGTTGCCTGGTCGCCAGATCGTCGCTACTTGGCAGTTAGTGGGACAGTGCCAAACGGTAACAATGAGGTGCACGTTTATAGTTTTAGTGGCGGATTACTTACTTTGGTTTCATCGCTTGATTTTGGCGGTAACTGTTTGCGTATAAAATGGAATCCTGATGGTCGTTACTTGGCGGCTGTTGGTGGAACGACTGATAACTTTAAAGTTTATAGTTTCAATGGTACTACGTTGGCACAAGTAGCTGCTCTTTCACTCGGTGCTGCAACCAATAATACGCAAGGGTTAGATTGGTCGCGCGATGGCAACTATATTGCCGTTGGGCCGATTAACCCAACAAGTGGTAACGAAATTCAAATTTTCAGATTCACGGGCGTTACGGTTGTTTCAACACCAGTTGCTACAATTGATCTTGGAGCTACGGCTGGCACTGTAGCGGGTGGTATGTCGTGGAATCCTCTTGGAACGACACTTGCGATTGGTGCTAACTCTATTGTTACTGGTGGTAATGAAATTCGTCTTTATACGTTTAACGGTTCATCATTAACGCTTAAAACAAGTCTGGATTATGGCGCTTCCAACGGTGTCAATTCTATCGAATTTGATCCAAGCGGGCTTCATGTGGCTGTTGGTGGGCAATCACCAACGAGTGGTAATGAGCTTCAAATTTATCGATTTAATGGTTCAACGCTTTTACTCGTTACCAGCGTTGACTATGGTACTGCAATTAATGAAGTTCGTTGGGATCCTTCTGGACGTTATTTGGCGGTTGGTGGAACGACGCCAACTAATGGTAATGAGTTACAAATTTATAGATTTGATGGTGCTGCTTTGACGTTAATTTTTAGCCAAGATTATGGCACCGAAATTAAGGGACTCTCCTGGAGCCCTGATGGTGCAACGCTTGCTATTGGTGGGCAAACTGCAACAGCAGGCCACAATGAAATTGAAGTGTATTCGGTTGCCTACCGCTTTGATACGTTGCCGCAGGCTCTTACTAATGGCCTTGTGCTGGGTAATGGTACGCTCGGAGCAGCATTTGATTTACAAACCATTATTTTTGGTGGTGCACGCGTTGAGCTTTTTGGCCGCTTGTTGTATAACCCATTTTCATAA
- a CDS encoding HAD-IA family hydrolase, with amino-acid sequence MNQPMQAALTIPQVIEQAPTFEQKNIVFDMTGVLFEFHMSKFLLLRKIGIMRLLAYSIWHYKNPFNLLNITLDFLDKISPPTNNKFYKTRKLPQLTYEWGIGKKTSAEIKAEINQALEKNPTLIRSNLEHSVILATINDLLCPQSFANACKPTALVEMVQFLRNQHNADGSRKHHLYLLSNFDAESFAILKTQHPKLFACFDGLVVSGTAGCMKPDDEIFDYLFNTYQLKPQECLFIDDQEENTTAGNKHGMKTILLLGSH; translated from the coding sequence ATGAACCAGCCAATGCAAGCAGCACTAACCATCCCTCAAGTTATCGAACAAGCACCAACCTTTGAGCAGAAAAATATTGTTTTTGATATGACCGGCGTTTTGTTTGAATTTCACATGAGCAAATTTTTGTTATTACGAAAAATTGGTATCATGCGCCTGCTAGCATACTCGATCTGGCATTACAAAAATCCTTTTAATCTGCTCAATATCACGCTTGATTTTTTGGATAAAATCAGCCCGCCAACCAATAACAAATTTTATAAAACGAGAAAACTGCCTCAACTGACGTACGAATGGGGAATTGGCAAAAAAACGAGTGCCGAAATAAAAGCAGAAATCAATCAAGCTCTGGAAAAAAATCCCACTCTGATAAGAAGCAATCTTGAGCACTCGGTGATTCTGGCAACAATCAACGACTTACTCTGTCCACAATCTTTTGCAAACGCTTGCAAGCCAACCGCTCTTGTTGAAATGGTACAATTTTTACGAAATCAGCACAATGCTGATGGGTCCCGCAAACATCATTTGTATCTTCTTTCAAATTTCGATGCAGAAAGTTTTGCAATTCTTAAAACACAACATCCTAAACTTTTTGCCTGTTTTGATGGCTTGGTCGTTTCAGGCACTGCCGGTTGCATGAAACCAGACGATGAAATCTTTGATTATTTATTCAACACGTACCAACTCAAACCACAAGAATGTTTATTTATCGACGATCAAGAAGAAAATACAACGGCAGGAAACAAGCATGGCATGAAGACTATTCTTCTTCTTGGCTCGCACTAA
- the ruvX gene encoding Holliday junction resolvase RuvX: MKILGLDLGDRWVGSAIADPLGISCRPYETVELENLVSFLTRVIPGQDISVVVVGYPKTMSAGTESDQTRKTVKLKEELEQQFGNVQWILWDERLSSKRADILKGTGKTPEEKRRQHSVAASFILQSYLDYKAFSASQEEE, encoded by the coding sequence ATGAAAATTTTAGGATTAGATCTTGGCGACAGATGGGTCGGCTCTGCCATTGCCGATCCATTAGGCATTAGCTGTCGGCCGTATGAAACGGTTGAGCTTGAAAATCTTGTTTCATTTTTAACGCGCGTAATTCCTGGTCAGGATATTTCAGTGGTTGTTGTTGGTTATCCAAAAACAATGAGTGCGGGTACTGAAAGCGATCAAACGCGCAAAACGGTTAAGCTCAAAGAAGAGCTTGAGCAGCAGTTTGGCAATGTCCAATGGATCTTGTGGGACGAGCGCTTGAGCAGCAAGCGTGCCGATATTCTCAAAGGCACGGGCAAAACACCAGAAGAAAAAAGACGCCAACATTCTGTTGCGGCGTCCTTTATTTTACAAAGCTATTTGGATTATAAAGCATTTAGTGCGAGCCAAGAAGAAGAATAG